DNA from Kitasatospora acidiphila:
GAGCACCGCGTGGTAGTTGGACAGCCCCAGATGCGGGTTGGTGAAGACGGTCCACCACCCGGTGTCCGCCACATCCTGCTTGGGCCGCAGCGAGGTGGCCAGCAGCCCCAGGGTGGGGATGGTCCACAGCGCCGTCATCACCACCACGAAGAGCGAGGCGAGCGGGCTGCTGAAGGATCTGCGCACCGCCTTGGCGGCGGGCAGCGGGCGCTCCCGACCCGGTTCAGCAAGCTTGCCGGACCTGCCGAACCCACCGGACCCACCGGACCCACCGGACCTGCCGAACCTGCTTGCCCCCGTCCCACCGGCCCCACCGGACTTACCGCGCTGTCCGCTCATCGGGTGGCCCGCTCCTTCCGCAACTGGACGATGTTGTAAGCGACCAGCGGCAGCACCGCCATGAAGAGCAGGACCGCGAGCGCGCTCCCCCGCCCGACGTTGAACTGGGTGAAGGACTGCGAGTACATCTCGTTGGCCAGCACCTGGGTACCGAAGTTGCCGCCGGTCATGGTGCGGACGATGTCGAAGGCCTTGAGCGTGATGAGCAGCACGGTGGTGAGCACCACCACCAGCGTGGTGCGGATCATCGGCACGGTGACGTACCAGAAGAGCCGCAGGCCCTTGGCACCGTCGAGCCGGGCCGCCTCGGTGATCTCGTCCGGTATCGCCTTGATCGCGGCGGAGAGCACCACCATGGCGAACCCGGTCTGCACCCAGACCATCACCACCATCAGCAGGAAGGTGTTGAGCGGTTGGGAGAGGATCCAGTTCGGCGGGTGCCGCCAGCCGAGCCAGATGGCCAGTTGGCTGAGCAGGCCGATCTGCGATTGCGAGGTGTCGCGCCAGTCATAGACGAACTTCCAGATGATGCTGGCCCCGACCAGCGAGATCGCCATCGGCATGAAGATCAGCGACTTGTAGATGGCCTGCCCGCGCATCCGGTCCACCAGCAGCGCCAGTGCCAGGCCGAGTCCGGTGGCCGCCACCGGGACGATCAGCAACCACAGCAGGGTGGTGAGCAGCACCTGGTGGATCGAGTCGTTGCCGAACGCCCAGTTGTAGTTGGCGGCTCCGACGAACCGGGTGCTGTCGTCGTTGTGGAAGCTCAGGACGATCGTCCGGACCAGTGGCACCACCAGCCCCACCAGGACCAGCAGCAACGCCGGCCCGAGGAAGATCAGCACGGCCAGCGGCCGGGCGAACCGGCCGGTGGCCCGCCCGGCGGCGAAGAACACCAGCAGCAGCACGGCAAGGAAGCCGGCGATCGCGCCCGCGGTGTTGCCGAACTTGATCATCGCGTCGTTCCACGAGCCGGCGAGCTCGACCGCCGGCAGCCCGACACCGCCGTGCACCACGCCGCCGTGCCCGCCCCAGGCATCCGTGACCACCATTCGACTCACCTACCGCTCTACTGCGGCCAGGCGCCGTCGATGTCGGCGGCCACCTTCTGGATGGACTGCCCCTCGGCGAACCAGGCGGTCAGCGACTTCCACTCCTGCCCGGACCCGATCGCGGCCGGCATCATGTCCGAGGCGTCGAAGCGGAAGGTGGACGCGGGGTTGGTCAACGCGTTGGCGGAGAGCTGGTCGATCGGGTCGGTGTAGAGGCTCTTGTCGACGCCCTGGTTGGCCGAGACCCAGCCGGGCGCGACCTTGATCCGCGAGTCGGCCCAGTCCGCGGTCGACAGGTAGTCCTGAACGGCCTGCACCTCGGGCCGGTTGGAGAAGGCGGTCACGAA
Protein-coding regions in this window:
- a CDS encoding carbohydrate ABC transporter permease; protein product: MVVTDAWGGHGGVVHGGVGLPAVELAGSWNDAMIKFGNTAGAIAGFLAVLLLVFFAAGRATGRFARPLAVLIFLGPALLLVLVGLVVPLVRTIVLSFHNDDSTRFVGAANYNWAFGNDSIHQVLLTTLLWLLIVPVAATGLGLALALLVDRMRGQAIYKSLIFMPMAISLVGASIIWKFVYDWRDTSQSQIGLLSQLAIWLGWRHPPNWILSQPLNTFLLMVVMVWVQTGFAMVVLSAAIKAIPDEITEAARLDGAKGLRLFWYVTVPMIRTTLVVVLTTVLLITLKAFDIVRTMTGGNFGTQVLANEMYSQSFTQFNVGRGSALAVLLFMAVLPLVAYNIVQLRKERATR